In Flavobacterium endoglycinae, one DNA window encodes the following:
- a CDS encoding phage holin family protein, with product MKLLLRLLVTAALVLLLSNLLTGVHVASFGTAVIVAVVLGLLNVFIKPILVVLTLPVTVITLGLFLLIINAVIILLCTNIVGGFAVDSFWTALIFSIILSILQSITYKILGDDK from the coding sequence ATGAAATTATTACTTAGACTTCTTGTTACTGCCGCTTTGGTTTTGTTATTGTCCAATCTGCTAACGGGGGTTCACGTTGCAAGTTTTGGTACAGCTGTAATTGTTGCAGTAGTTTTAGGATTACTGAATGTTTTTATAAAACCTATTCTGGTCGTATTAACACTTCCCGTAACAGTTATAACACTTGGGTTGTTTTTACTCATCATTAACGCTGTGATTATTTTATTGTGTACAAACATTGTGGGCGGTTTTGCAGTCGATTCGTTCTGGACAGCATTAATATTCAGTATTATTTTATCTATACTGCAGTCTATTACCTATAAAATATTAGGAGACGATAAATAA